A single region of the Paraburkholderia sp. SOS3 genome encodes:
- a CDS encoding type II and III secretion system protein family protein, translated as MKVSHCIAARRATLRRAFVHLLLATTYALSVCGAAHAAVDPAPAATRGVATDARPAVGGMLEMYRGEVRMLDVPGTIKRIAIGNGKLITANVVDGKLMLLGENAGMTSLVVWNGSGVALQATVRIAKSDVTATAAQLRSVLAAVPGLRVQTVGPNIVLAGAVHRDMAPVVKAAIADMNNVIDTTTIDEGDALKKTVHFKVQIMEITRTGQRELGIAWDSQFNGPQLTGQGFAGSSVPGANFFFAGLASSLTSRINFAINKGDAYILAAPELNAKSGGTATFLAGGEVPIPKAGALGTTDVDYKPYGIKLKIKPVVDANNIISANVQTEISQIDPSVSYGGFPGFLTRSATSDISLRAGETIAISGLVSADALDASNGMPFLAQLPIIGQLFRSDSFRSKKSDLVIFVTPLISDPTLAPNTDLLARADKGASLYREHFGNPSPLGDAAEPAPAPAVPNGHGDGQAPLSIVPGAPDVASAPAPLTRIEEPGARLPTAIVAPVKPINEIALPITGDAQTEIHSATRIGLAEATLIRNAQLRASDLPAASTASMLIPAAPANESH; from the coding sequence ATGAAAGTAAGTCACTGCATTGCCGCCCGCCGTGCGACGTTGCGCCGCGCGTTCGTTCACCTCCTGCTCGCCACAACGTACGCACTGTCCGTGTGCGGCGCCGCGCATGCCGCGGTCGACCCGGCGCCTGCCGCCACGCGCGGTGTCGCGACCGATGCCCGACCTGCCGTCGGCGGCATGCTCGAGATGTATCGCGGCGAAGTGAGAATGCTCGACGTGCCCGGCACGATCAAACGTATCGCGATCGGCAACGGGAAGCTGATCACCGCCAACGTCGTCGACGGCAAGCTCATGCTGCTTGGCGAAAACGCCGGGATGACCTCGCTCGTCGTCTGGAACGGCAGCGGCGTCGCGCTGCAGGCTACCGTGCGCATCGCGAAAAGCGACGTGACCGCGACCGCGGCGCAGTTGCGCAGCGTACTGGCCGCCGTACCCGGGCTGCGCGTGCAGACGGTCGGGCCGAATATCGTGCTGGCGGGCGCCGTGCATCGCGATATGGCGCCTGTGGTCAAAGCCGCGATCGCCGACATGAACAACGTGATCGATACGACGACAATCGACGAAGGCGACGCGTTGAAAAAGACGGTCCACTTCAAGGTGCAGATCATGGAAATCACGCGCACGGGGCAACGCGAGCTCGGCATTGCATGGGACAGCCAGTTCAACGGGCCGCAACTGACCGGTCAGGGGTTCGCGGGCAGCAGCGTACCCGGCGCGAACTTCTTTTTCGCCGGCCTCGCGAGCTCGCTGACCTCGCGCATCAACTTCGCGATCAACAAGGGCGACGCATACATTCTGGCCGCGCCTGAACTCAACGCGAAAAGCGGCGGCACGGCGACGTTTCTGGCCGGCGGCGAAGTGCCGATTCCGAAGGCCGGTGCGCTCGGCACCACCGATGTCGATTACAAGCCTTATGGGATCAAGCTAAAAATCAAGCCCGTCGTCGACGCGAACAACATCATCTCGGCAAACGTGCAGACCGAGATCAGTCAGATCGACCCGTCGGTTTCATACGGCGGCTTCCCGGGATTTCTCACACGCAGTGCGACGTCGGACATTTCGCTGCGCGCGGGCGAAACGATTGCGATCTCGGGGCTCGTCAGCGCAGACGCACTCGATGCGTCCAACGGCATGCCGTTTCTCGCGCAGTTGCCGATCATCGGCCAGCTGTTTCGTTCGGACAGTTTCCGCTCGAAAAAAAGCGACCTCGTCATATTCGTGACGCCGCTTATTTCGGACCCGACGCTCGCGCCGAACACCGATCTGCTCGCGCGCGCGGACAAGGGCGCGAGCCTCTATCGCGAGCACTTCGGCAATCCGAGTCCGCTCGGCGATGCCGCGGAGCCGGCGCCAGCGCCAGCGGTACCCAACGGGCACGGCGACGGACAGGCGCCTCTATCGATCGTGCCTGGCGCGCCGGACGTTGCATCAGCGCCTGCACCGTTGACACGGATCGAAGAACCCGGAGCACGTCTGCCTACAGCAATAGTGGCCCCTGTAAAGCCCATAAACGAAATCGCACTGCCGATAACGGGAGATGCGCAAACGGAAATCCATTCCGCCACGCGAATCGGCCTCGCTGAAGCGACGCTGATACGCAACGCGCAACTGCGTGCCTCCGACCTACCCGCGGCGTCCACCGCGTCGATGCTGATACCGGCCGCGCCGGCAAACGAAAGCCACTGA
- a CDS encoding ATPase, T2SS/T4P/T4SS family has protein sequence MLKLQIHTRNAPVRTIEIEHSCTIGKRPDCDVIVKGILIGKVHARLVREYHAWYLEDHGGIVATLVNGSPVVRYGPLSETDQIEIGSTVIRIGSATRTSTPACAVRAQPAASKPLAQADATHADAPAPFAADHPQATVHAPARPAVAPAQADMRALPTRGPMAGEAGDASHVGSTAREAAEASITEFARRPPSYGTRVPRAFAFPAPPLEAPHEPVLPQPAITRIGAAAPSSRAEPSAAQPPDATALASINSAAGVELRKLAHMKVIAALDLRRLNVSRMADEELRTTVGDALDEILANDLAFRRSDIDVRTLRKSVFDEIIGLGPLEELLADPGISEIMVNCHDEIFVEQNGRLARSPVIFTDDRAVLGAIERIVAPIGRRIDESSPMVDARLKDGSRVNAVIPPLALKGPSITIRKFSRRTLTGADLIAFGSMSADMLEFLQTAVRQRANIVISGGTGSGKTTLLNVLSGYIPDDERIVTVEDAAELQLSQPNLVSLEARPANMEGKGAIPIRDLVRNCLRMRPDRIVVGECRGGEALDMLQAMNTGHDGSLTTAHANSPRDCIARLEVMTLMAGLDLPVQAIREQVCSAVDIIVQQSRFSCGSRRVTHITEVSGMESGVIQLQDVFVFREAGFGEDGRIQGDFVPTAYIPDFYQDLLRRSIAVNTDIFTRNE, from the coding sequence ATGCTGAAGCTGCAGATCCATACGCGAAACGCCCCGGTGCGGACGATCGAAATCGAACACAGCTGCACGATCGGCAAGCGTCCCGACTGTGACGTGATCGTCAAAGGCATACTGATCGGCAAGGTCCATGCACGCCTCGTGCGCGAATACCATGCGTGGTATCTCGAGGACCACGGCGGGATTGTCGCCACGCTCGTCAATGGGTCGCCGGTGGTCCGCTATGGTCCGCTCAGCGAGACGGACCAGATCGAAATCGGCTCGACCGTGATCAGAATCGGTTCCGCCACGCGGACGTCGACACCCGCTTGCGCGGTCCGTGCGCAGCCGGCTGCAAGCAAACCGCTCGCCCAAGCCGATGCAACGCACGCGGATGCGCCGGCTCCGTTCGCTGCCGACCATCCGCAAGCGACCGTGCATGCACCGGCAAGGCCCGCTGTCGCGCCGGCGCAGGCTGATATGCGCGCGCTCCCGACTCGCGGCCCGATGGCGGGTGAGGCGGGCGACGCGTCGCATGTGGGCAGTACGGCGCGTGAAGCGGCAGAGGCATCGATCACCGAATTCGCACGCAGACCGCCATCATATGGAACGCGCGTTCCCCGTGCTTTTGCCTTTCCGGCGCCGCCGCTGGAAGCACCGCACGAACCGGTCTTGCCGCAACCGGCTATCACGCGCATCGGTGCGGCGGCACCCTCGTCCCGTGCCGAGCCTTCCGCTGCACAGCCCCCCGACGCAACCGCCCTCGCGTCGATCAACAGCGCAGCCGGCGTCGAACTGCGCAAGCTCGCTCATATGAAAGTGATCGCGGCGCTCGATCTTCGGCGTCTGAATGTGTCGCGGATGGCCGACGAAGAGTTGCGCACCACGGTCGGCGACGCACTCGATGAAATTCTCGCGAACGACCTGGCATTTCGTCGCAGCGATATCGATGTCAGAACGCTCAGAAAAAGCGTCTTCGACGAAATCATCGGGCTCGGCCCGCTCGAGGAACTGCTTGCCGACCCGGGCATCAGCGAGATCATGGTCAATTGCCACGATGAGATCTTCGTCGAACAGAACGGGCGCCTCGCCCGCTCGCCCGTGATCTTCACCGACGACCGGGCGGTGCTCGGCGCGATCGAACGGATCGTCGCACCGATCGGCCGGCGTATCGACGAAAGCTCGCCAATGGTCGACGCGCGGCTCAAGGACGGCTCGCGCGTCAACGCCGTCATCCCGCCGCTCGCACTGAAAGGACCCAGCATCACGATCCGCAAGTTCTCGCGCCGCACGCTGACCGGCGCCGATCTGATCGCATTCGGGTCGATGTCGGCGGATATGCTCGAATTCCTGCAGACCGCCGTGCGCCAGCGCGCGAACATCGTGATTTCGGGCGGCACCGGTTCGGGAAAGACCACGCTGCTCAACGTACTGTCCGGCTATATTCCGGATGACGAACGGATCGTCACCGTCGAAGACGCGGCGGAACTGCAGCTCTCGCAGCCCAATCTTGTTTCGCTTGAAGCACGCCCTGCGAACATGGAAGGCAAAGGCGCGATCCCGATCCGCGACCTCGTGAGGAACTGTCTGCGGATGCGGCCCGACCGGATTGTCGTCGGCGAATGCCGCGGCGGCGAAGCGCTCGACATGCTGCAAGCCATGAACACCGGCCACGACGGCTCGCTCACCACCGCGCATGCGAACTCGCCGCGCGACTGCATTGCGCGCCTCGAAGTGATGACGCTGATGGCAGGCCTCGACCTTCCCGTGCAGGCGATTCGCGAACAGGTCTGTTCGGCCGTCGACATCATCGTCCAGCAATCGCGCTTTTCGTGCGGTTCGCGGCGCGTGACGCACATCACGGAAGTCAGCGGCATGGAATCGGGCGTGATCCAGCTGCAGGACGTGTTCGTGTTTCGCGAAGCGGGCTTCGGCGAGGATGGCCGGATTCAAGGCGATTTTGTGCCGACCGCGTACATACCCGACTTCTATCAGGACCTGTTGCGCCGAAGCATCGCTGTGAACACAGACATCTTCACGCGCAACGAATGA
- a CDS encoding type II secretion system F family protein, with protein MNLMVILAMTFAGTLASIWLLARAGSTALAQRTQSVARDVEQSLADAFVFVNRQRVVGWTLLAMLLLPCLAFVLSGSAIVALAMLPAALTVPRRYLKWMRNRRFATLERQLPDALLMLAGALRAGASFPIALESTVAETSAPISQELELLMREIRLGIDLDIAMRNIEARIPVPDFLMVTAAVTITREVGGNLAEALESVARTLQQKLQMEGKIRALTSQGRMQGIVMTCLPLFLMAVLRFMEPVAMAPLFSEPIGWGTLAVIAVMEFLGYQAISRITRIDV; from the coding sequence ATGAACCTGATGGTCATTCTCGCGATGACGTTCGCCGGTACCCTCGCTTCGATCTGGCTGCTCGCGCGTGCCGGCAGTACCGCGCTCGCGCAGCGCACGCAAAGCGTCGCGCGCGATGTCGAACAGTCGCTCGCGGACGCATTCGTATTCGTGAACCGCCAGCGCGTCGTCGGATGGACCTTGCTTGCAATGCTGCTGTTGCCCTGCCTCGCATTCGTGCTGAGCGGCAGCGCGATCGTTGCGCTGGCAATGCTGCCGGCCGCGCTGACGGTTCCGCGACGCTACCTCAAATGGATGCGGAACAGACGCTTCGCCACGCTCGAACGCCAGTTGCCCGATGCGCTGCTGATGCTGGCGGGCGCGCTGCGCGCCGGTGCGAGCTTTCCGATCGCGCTCGAAAGCACGGTCGCGGAAACCAGCGCGCCGATTTCGCAGGAACTCGAACTGCTGATGCGCGAAATCCGGCTCGGCATCGACCTCGACATCGCGATGCGCAACATCGAAGCGCGCATTCCCGTGCCCGACTTCCTGATGGTCACCGCCGCCGTCACCATTACGCGCGAAGTGGGCGGCAATCTCGCCGAAGCGCTCGAATCGGTCGCAAGAACACTGCAACAGAAGCTGCAAATGGAAGGCAAGATCAGGGCCCTCACGTCGCAAGGCCGTATGCAAGGCATCGTGATGACCTGTCTGCCGCTCTTTCTGATGGCGGTGCTGCGTTTTATGGAGCCGGTCGCCATGGCTCCGCTTTTCAGCGAGCCGATTGGATGGGGCACGCTCGCCGTGATCGCCGTGATGGAATTCCTCGGCTACCAGGCGATTTCCCGTATCACTCGCATCGACGTGTAA
- a CDS encoding type II secretion system F family protein → MLVISIIAGAGITLASFLLLRSFRHLAGAVPHEDRAWLDPLPPLLRVVWPLVNFVAHHGAPHFSAALVERTEMQLRLTSLSFLMNARQFIAMSLISACSAALGGSLLAAAADLLCWWMPAVLALLGYGYPRLWMREVRRRHIARIQRHLPVYLDFLTLAVEAGLNINGALHKAVEKGPDGALRRELEHVLRDLKSGLSRTDALRRFDERQRIKEVSNLVGAIVQAERMGSGLAKTLRFQSEQRRAERFQRAEKQAMEAPVKLVFPLLVFIFPVTFIVLGFPIAMKFIQEGLL, encoded by the coding sequence ATGCTCGTCATTTCGATCATCGCCGGCGCGGGCATCACGCTGGCCAGTTTTCTTCTGCTGCGCTCGTTTCGCCATCTGGCGGGCGCGGTGCCGCACGAAGATCGTGCGTGGCTCGATCCGCTGCCGCCATTGCTCAGAGTCGTCTGGCCGCTCGTGAACTTCGTTGCGCACCACGGGGCGCCGCACTTCAGCGCAGCACTTGTCGAGCGCACTGAAATGCAATTGCGCCTGACGTCGCTGTCGTTTCTGATGAACGCCCGGCAATTCATTGCGATGTCGCTGATCTCGGCCTGCAGCGCGGCGCTCGGCGGCTCGTTGCTGGCCGCCGCGGCCGACCTGCTCTGCTGGTGGATGCCTGCCGTCCTCGCCTTGCTCGGGTACGGTTATCCGCGTCTATGGATGCGCGAAGTGCGGCGGCGGCATATCGCCAGGATTCAGCGCCATCTGCCGGTCTATCTCGACTTCCTGACGTTGGCCGTGGAAGCCGGGCTCAACATCAACGGCGCACTGCATAAGGCGGTCGAGAAAGGTCCTGATGGCGCATTGCGCCGCGAGCTGGAACACGTGCTGCGCGATCTGAAATCGGGTTTGAGCCGTACCGATGCACTGCGGCGCTTCGACGAGCGTCAGCGCATCAAGGAAGTCTCGAACCTCGTTGGTGCGATCGTGCAGGCGGAGCGCATGGGTTCGGGCCTTGCAAAGACGCTGCGGTTCCAGTCCGAGCAGCGTCGTGCCGAGCGCTTCCAGCGTGCCGAAAAGCAGGCGATGGAAGCGCCCGTCAAACTCGTGTTCCCGCTGCTGGTCTTTATTTTTCCGGTCACGTTTATCGTCCTCGGCTTTCCGATTGCGATGAAGTTCATTCAGGAGGGCCTGCTTTGA
- a CDS encoding DUF192 domain-containing protein, with translation MKSSFLTIDGHACGIRVSTAASMRDRMRGLLGHKRLATDEALLLVPCRSVHTFGMGFPIDVLFIDRQWHVVAIHRCVPQARMLFCLGAKRTLEMSAGMADVLSIKTGSCIGLEVYA, from the coding sequence ATGAAAAGTTCTTTTCTGACGATCGATGGGCACGCTTGCGGCATTCGCGTCTCGACCGCTGCGTCGATGCGCGACCGCATGCGCGGACTGCTTGGTCACAAGCGCCTTGCCACCGACGAAGCGCTGCTGCTCGTGCCTTGCCGCTCGGTCCATACATTCGGCATGGGATTTCCGATCGACGTGCTGTTCATCGACCGGCAGTGGCACGTCGTGGCCATTCATCGGTGCGTGCCCCAGGCTCGTATGCTGTTTTGCCTGGGCGCGAAGCGCACGCTCGAGATGTCGGCCGGCATGGCGGACGTGCTATCGATCAAAACCGGCAGCTGCATTGGCCTCGAGGTTTACGCATGA
- a CDS encoding TadE/TadG family type IV pilus assembly protein, which translates to MNRCKVRPATLRNTQRESRSLRAQQGQAISEFVVIAPLLLFFCFATVQFVLLYQAKATLDVATLEAVRAGAVSHGSMAAMQDGLARGLAPLYARRADGDGMQAALQHAQIDAARFSSITIVNPTREMSSDFARPRFYPAEGVSHVEIPNDTLMYRNPSPGMRSHVGIQDANLLKIRVHYCYDLYVPLVNKVLYYAVNVIGNVAPNGLFAREPADAEGDAFGAPRRPDTLCRIRLADGIETSRWPLALESEAIVRMQSPFRAEAAHDTDLSARPADAVAPSRTRR; encoded by the coding sequence ATGAACCGGTGCAAGGTGCGCCCGGCGACGCTGCGCAACACACAGCGGGAATCGCGTTCGTTGCGCGCGCAACAGGGGCAGGCGATCAGCGAATTCGTCGTCATCGCGCCGCTGCTGCTCTTTTTCTGTTTTGCAACGGTGCAGTTCGTGCTGCTGTACCAGGCGAAGGCGACGCTCGATGTCGCGACGCTCGAAGCCGTGCGGGCCGGCGCCGTTTCGCATGGCTCGATGGCCGCGATGCAAGACGGCCTCGCTCGAGGCCTCGCCCCTCTCTATGCACGCCGCGCCGACGGCGACGGCATGCAAGCCGCGCTGCAGCACGCGCAAATCGATGCGGCCCGGTTCAGTTCGATCACGATCGTGAACCCCACGCGCGAAATGAGCTCGGACTTCGCACGACCTCGCTTCTACCCGGCGGAGGGCGTGAGCCACGTCGAGATTCCGAACGACACGCTGATGTATCGCAATCCGTCGCCCGGCATGCGCTCGCACGTCGGCATTCAGGATGCGAACCTGCTCAAGATTCGCGTGCATTACTGCTATGACTTATATGTGCCGCTCGTCAACAAGGTGCTGTACTACGCCGTCAACGTGATCGGCAACGTCGCGCCGAACGGTCTCTTCGCGCGCGAGCCCGCCGACGCGGAAGGCGACGCTTTCGGTGCGCCACGGCGGCCCGATACGCTCTGTCGAATCCGGCTCGCCGACGGTATCGAGACGAGCCGTTGGCCGCTTGCGCTCGAATCGGAAGCCATCGTGCGCATGCAATCGCCATTTCGCGCCGAGGCTGCGCACGACACCGATTTGTCGGCGCGGCCAGCGGACGCCGTCGCGCCGTCGCGCACGCGCAGATGA
- a CDS encoding lytic transglycosylase domain-containing protein, translating to MVLLPLVEEAARAVDLDSALLMAVIDVESAGDARALSVQGAAGLMQLMPATGRLYGASDRFDARQNIAAGARFLRRLLARFGNLELALAAYNAGEEAVRRFNGSIPPYRETQQYVPRVIEQYERYRQAVLALRTQPGRAASGTQRSPTPFVETADASARRR from the coding sequence ATGGTGCTGCTCCCGCTCGTCGAGGAAGCCGCGCGTGCGGTCGACCTCGACAGCGCATTGCTGATGGCGGTCATCGACGTCGAATCGGCGGGCGATGCGCGCGCGCTGTCAGTGCAAGGCGCGGCAGGGTTGATGCAACTGATGCCGGCGACGGGCCGGCTATACGGTGCTTCGGACCGATTCGACGCGAGGCAGAATATCGCTGCTGGCGCGCGCTTCCTGCGCCGGCTGCTAGCCCGATTCGGCAATCTGGAGCTGGCGCTCGCCGCGTATAACGCCGGCGAGGAAGCCGTGCGCCGCTTCAACGGCAGCATTCCGCCATACCGCGAAACGCAGCAATACGTGCCGCGCGTGATTGAACAATACGAGCGCTACCGGCAGGCAGTGCTGGCCCTACGCACGCAACCGGGTCGGGCGGCTTCCGGCACGCAGCGCTCGCCAACACCGTTCGTCGAAACCGCCGACGCCAGCGCCCGCCGCCGCTGA